The Impatiens glandulifera chromosome 3, dImpGla2.1, whole genome shotgun sequence genome contains a region encoding:
- the LOC124931504 gene encoding factor of DNA methylation 2-like isoform X1, which produces MKMDSKQITSEDDLANEYLHQMESDMNLTTLGLSKMIEANRKELDSWSRKINNDHEAFHKRIKQKLDDEKKKSATITKMLLEETKKMQQLSQEFVRTILDEQEKIKHELEVRRKELDSWNRELNKREALTDRERQKLDDEKQENTTKNNSLEMPSLKQKKYDENVLRLVEEHKKEKQEALAKILVLEKQLDAQQMLEMEIEDLKVKMQVIKHLGDEDDEALQKMIKKLNDELEQKQNEMIDLEDLNQILLIKERMSNDEVQEARKEFIKDLEESMGSCASIGIKRMGEIDRKPFQIACKRKYPSSDVDIKALELCSSWQENMKDPEWHPFRVIMNAEGEHELSVNEEDENLKSLKEELGVEVYEAVVVAMKEMNEYNPSGSYVVSVLWNFKENRQATLKEVIAFHIKNLKEFKRRKRT; this is translated from the exons ATGAAGATGGACAGTAAACAGATTACTTCTGAGGATGACCTTGCAAACGAATATCTTCATCAAATGGAGAGTGATATGAATCTTACCACATTGGGTTTAAGTAAGATGATTGAGGCAAATAGgaaagaacttgattcttggaGCAGAAAGATAAACAACGATCATGAAGCTTTTCATAAACGAATAAAGCAGAAATTGGATGACGAGAAGAAAAAG AGTGCAACAATAACGAAGATGTTACTTGAAGAAACAAAGAAGATGCAGCAGCTTTCACAAGAGTTTGTGCGTACAATTTTAGATGAGCAGGAGAAGATAAAACATGAACTGGAAGTTAGGAGGAAGGAACTTGATTCCTGGAACAGAGAGTTAAACAAACGTGAAGCTTTGACTGATCGCGAAAGACAGAAATTGGATGATGAGAAGCAAGAG AATACAACTAAAAACAATTCACTTGAAATGCCATCCTTGAAGCAGAAGAAGTATGACGAGAATGTCTTGAGATTGGTTGAAGAGCATAAG AAGGAGAAACAGGAGGCATTAGCTAAAATTCTTGTACTGGAAAAACAACTGGATGCCCAACAGATGCTAGAGATGGAAATTGAAGATCTGAAAGTTAAAATGCAGGTGATAAAACATCTTGGAGATGAAGATGACGAGGCCTTACAAAAGATgattaaaaagttgaatgacGAACTGGAACAAAAGCAAAATGAGATGATTGATCTAGAGGACCTAAATCAAATCCTGTTGATCAAAGAAAGAATGAGCAATGACGAAGTACAAGAAGCTCGTAAAGAGTTTATTAAG GATCTTGAAGAGTCGATGGGTAGTTGTGCTAGTATTGGGATTAAAAGAATGGGAGAGATTGATAGAAAGCCCTTCCAGATTGCTTGCAAAAGAAAATACCCATCTTCAGATGTAGACATTAAAGCCTTAGAGCTATGTTCCTCTTGgcaagaaaatatgaaagaccCTGAATGGCATCCCTTTAGGGTCATTATGAATGCAGAAGGAGAACACGAG TTAAGTGTTAATGAAGAGGATGAAAATCTGAAAAGTCTAAAGGAAGAACTCGGAGTTGAGGTGTACGAAGCAGTTGTCGTAGCGATgaaagaaatgaatgaatataacCCTAGTGGCAGTTATGTAGTTTCAGTACTATGGAACTTTAAGGAGAATAGACAAGCTACACTGAAGGAAGTTATTGCGTTTCATATCAAGAATCTGAAAGAATTTAAGCGCAGAAAGAGGACTTGA
- the LOC124931504 gene encoding factor of DNA methylation 2-like isoform X2 has product MIEANRKELDSWSRNINNDHEAFHKRIKQKLDDEKKKSATITKMLLEETKKMQQLSQEFVRTILDEQEKIKHELEVRRKELDSWNRELNKREALTDRERQKLDDEKQENTTKNNSLEMPSLKQKKYDENVLRLVEEHKKEKQEALAKILVLEKQLDAQQMLEMEIEDLKVKMQVIKHLGDEDDEALQKMIKKLNDELEQKQNEMIDLEDLNQILLIKERMSNDEVQEARKEFIKDLEESMGSCASIGIKRMGEIDRKPFQIACKRKYPSSDVDIKALELCSSWQENMKDPEWHPFRVIMNAEGEHELSVNEEDENLKSLKEELGVEVYEAVVVAMKEMNEYNPSGSYVVSVLWNFKENRQATLKEVIAFHIKNLKEFKRRKRT; this is encoded by the exons AGTGCAACAATAACGAAGATGTTACTTGAAGAAACAAAGAAGATGCAGCAGCTTTCACAAGAGTTTGTGCGTACAATTTTAGATGAGCAGGAGAAGATAAAACATGAACTGGAAGTTAGGAGGAAGGAACTTGATTCCTGGAACAGAGAGTTAAACAAACGTGAAGCTTTGACTGATCGCGAAAGACAGAAATTGGATGATGAGAAGCAAGAG AATACAACTAAAAACAATTCACTTGAAATGCCATCCTTGAAGCAGAAGAAGTATGACGAGAATGTCTTGAGATTGGTTGAAGAGCATAAG AAGGAGAAACAGGAGGCATTAGCTAAAATTCTTGTACTGGAAAAACAACTGGATGCCCAACAGATGCTAGAGATGGAAATTGAAGATCTGAAAGTTAAAATGCAGGTGATAAAACATCTTGGAGATGAAGATGACGAGGCCTTACAAAAGATgattaaaaagttgaatgacGAACTGGAACAAAAGCAAAATGAGATGATTGATCTAGAGGACCTAAATCAAATCCTGTTGATCAAAGAAAGAATGAGCAATGACGAAGTACAAGAAGCTCGTAAAGAGTTTATTAAG GATCTTGAAGAGTCGATGGGTAGTTGTGCTAGTATTGGGATTAAAAGAATGGGAGAGATTGATAGAAAGCCCTTCCAGATTGCTTGCAAAAGAAAATACCCATCTTCAGATGTAGACATTAAAGCCTTAGAGCTATGTTCCTCTTGgcaagaaaatatgaaagaccCTGAATGGCATCCCTTTAGGGTCATTATGAATGCAGAAGGAGAACACGAG TTAAGTGTTAATGAAGAGGATGAAAATCTGAAAAGTCTAAAGGAAGAACTCGGAGTTGAGGTGTACGAAGCAGTTGTCGTAGCGATgaaagaaatgaatgaatataacCCTAGTGGCAGTTATGTAGTTTCAGTACTATGGAACTTTAAGGAGAATAGACAAGCTACACTGAAGGAAGTTATTGCGTTTCATATCAAGAATCTGAAAGAATTTAAGCGCAGAAAGAGGACTTGA
- the LOC124931506 gene encoding factor of DNA methylation 2-like isoform X2 yields the protein MDSREITSESDLVNEYLHQMESDKNLTTLCLSKMIEAKDKLRLEFAEETKKVKSRAQEQVHKFFEEQEKLRNEFEASRKELDSWSRNINNDHEAFHERMKQKLDDEKQKVWLI from the exons ATGGACAGTAGAGAGATTACTTCTGAGAGTGACCTTGTAAACGAATATCTTCATCAAATGGAGAGCGATAAGAATCTTACCACATTGTGTTTGAGTAAGATGATTGAGGCAAAAGATAAATTGCGCCTTGAATTTGCTGAAG AAACAAAGAAAGTGAAGTCCCGTGCACAAGAGCAAGTACACAAGTTTTTTGAAGAACAGGAGAAGTTAAGAAATGAATTTGAGGCAAGTAGgaaagaacttgattcttggaGCAGAAACATAAACAACGACCATGAAGCTTTTCATGAACGAATGAAGCAGAAATTGGATGACGAGAAGCAAAAG GTGTGGCTTATTTGA
- the LOC124931506 gene encoding factor of DNA methylation 2-like isoform X1 produces MDSREITSESDLVNEYLHQMESDKNLTTLCLSKMIEAKDKLRLEFAEETKKVKSRAQEQVHKFFEEQEKLRNEFEASRKELDSWSRNINNDHEAFHERMKQKLDDEKQKSARITKMLLEMDRKDEKSE; encoded by the exons ATGGACAGTAGAGAGATTACTTCTGAGAGTGACCTTGTAAACGAATATCTTCATCAAATGGAGAGCGATAAGAATCTTACCACATTGTGTTTGAGTAAGATGATTGAGGCAAAAGATAAATTGCGCCTTGAATTTGCTGAAG AAACAAAGAAAGTGAAGTCCCGTGCACAAGAGCAAGTACACAAGTTTTTTGAAGAACAGGAGAAGTTAAGAAATGAATTTGAGGCAAGTAGgaaagaacttgattcttggaGCAGAAACATAAACAACGACCATGAAGCTTTTCATGAACGAATGAAGCAGAAATTGGATGACGAGAAGCAAAAG AGTGCAAGAATAACGAAGATGTTACTTGAAATGGACAGAAAGGATGAAAAATCTGAATGA